Part of the Bacillus sp. THAF10 genome is shown below.
ATCAATTTTTTCTTTTTCTGCTACATATTGTTGGTAATCACTCAAAATCTATTCCTCCTACTTTTTTTAACTAGAGAGCTCTTCTGGTGTTTCATAATATTCAGCCTCTTCCTTGATTACCCAATCTCTGCCAACGGTTATTCCCAAGTATTTTTCATCATCTGGGTCTGTAATTTCCGCCTGTTCATATTTCCGGAAGTACCAGTACTTTGCTAAAACATAGTAAAGACCTGCACCTACGACAAAGCCGACAATAAAAGAATAATTGGCAAGATAGTATGCTGCTGCACCACCTGCAATCCATGCGATAAAACCAGCAAGATTGAACCCTTTAGTATAGCTGAATTGGCCGTGTTCCTCATAAAGATCATGCACATTGACTCGTCGCTTTCTTAATAAATAGTAGTCTGCGAATAAAATTCCAACGATAGCAGATAAAATTCCTCCAACGATAAGTAGGACTGGAATAAGAATTCCGAACAAATTCCAAGGCTGCACTATTGATCCAACGATCCCCGCAATGACAACTCCAGCCCAAAACGGAACTCTTGGACCCCCAACATTAGAAAAAATAGTTGCTGCTGGAATTAGGTTTGCAGAAGCATTGGTAGACCATTGAGCGAAAATGATCATTAACAATAAAACACCGAGCACAATCCCTGTTGCTGCTTCCTGCAGGGCCAATACAGGATCATAGTTTGCTACAGCAATATAAGATACTCCACCGATTGCTACCATGAAGGTTTGGGTGATTGGCAATGCGACGACACTGCCGACGATGCTTGATTTATTCCGTTTTAACCAGCTTCTTTCATATTTTGGTGCTTTAATGAATCTAGAAATGGAAGGGATATCTGCAGCAAGTGTCGCCCAAAAGCCCATATTACTGAAAATGACGACAAGAAATGCCGTAACGGCAGCACCACCTGTTACCGGGCTTTCTATCCAAGACCAAACCTCTCTTCCTTGCTCTAGGGCTTTATCTGATAATGTGGTATACATCCATGCGGAAATTATGATGATAATTGGTGCAGCAAGGTCTGCAAAACGCTCCACCGCTTTGATGCCTAACGCCGTATTTAACAGCTGTATTGCAGCAAAGATTAAAAAGCAGACAAACCAATTATCAAAACCTGTCAAAGTAAAAAGAATGGCATTCATAGCAGTGGCACCAAAGTATGTGTTTATCCCAAACCAAAAGGAAGCAGCTAACCCTCTTATGATGGATGGGATATGGGTACCGACCGTTCCAAATGGTGCACGCATGTATACTGGGAAGGACAAACCATGCTCAATTCCAATATCACCTGTAATCGTCATGAATAGTCCAATAGCGACACTTCCAATAATCGTAGCGAGGATAACCCAGCCAAGAGATAAACTTTGAACACCCGCTCCCCCAATGGCAAATGCAGCAAGTACTACGGCCATCCCAACCCACATGACAGCAAAACCAAGCGTTCCAATTTTTCTTCCAGCATGTGAAATTGGTAAAAGATCTGGTGATTTCAAATAGCTTGCTTTTTTCATCTTTTCAACACCCCATCATCGTCTTTTTTTGTAAAACAAATGCTTGACCTAAAAGCAATAGCGAAGGCCAAGCATATGGAGGTTGTTGTTATTGGAATGCTACGAATTCTTCGTTAAATAGGCAATGTCTCGTTCTGTTTTTGTTTTTCTGTTGCTCCATATTTTTTTCGTTTCAAATACTTCCCATATCCTGCTTTACCTACAAACTGTTTATCACGTACCACGAATTCTCCCCGTACCATGACAGAAACTGGCTCGCCGGTTATCTTCATCCCTTCAAAGGCATTATAATCTACTGCCATATGATGAGTGGAAGAGGATAGAACTCTTTCTTTATTAGGGTCAAATATGACAATGTCAGCATCCGCTCCCACTGCAATGGTCCCTTTTTTCGGAAACATACCGAACAGCTTTGCCACCCGTGTGGAGACAATGTCCACAAACTGGTTAATGCTGATTCTGCCTTTTTTTACTCCTTCTGAAAATAAAATGCTAACTCTATCTTCAATCGTTGGGCCACCGTTAGGAATTTTGGTGAAATCACCTTTTCCTAGACTTTTTTGCCCATCAAAATCAAAGGAGCATTGATCCGATCCAAGTGTCTGCAACTGCCCACTCTTTAAGGCATTCCACAATACATCCTGATGCCATTTCTCTCGCAGTGGAGGGGACCAAACATATTTTGCGCCTTCAAAGTTAGGTTTTTCGAGATAGCTTTGGTCAAGTGCTAGATATTGTGGGCACGTTTCGCCCCACACTTCTATTCCCTTATTCCTTGCCTCTGCTATTTTTTCGACAGCCTCAGCACAAGAAACATGGACCACATACAGTTGAGAATTTGCTAGCTTTGTAAGCTGAGCAGCTCGACCGGTTGCTTCCCCTTCCACTTCAGGTGGCCTTGTCAGCGCATGATAAATTGGATCTGTATTTCCTTTCTCCAAGGCTTCTTTTGTTAAATAATCAATCACATCTCCGTTTTCAGCGTGCACCATTACAAGAGCGCCAAGATCTTTTGCGGTTTTAAGCGTATGAAAAAGGGTTGCGTCATCAGCTTGAAAGACATTTTTATAGGCCATAAAAACTTTAAAAGAGGTAATT
Proteins encoded:
- the hydA gene encoding dihydropyrimidinase; protein product: MSGKKLIKNGIIVTASDQYEADILIDGEQICSIGVNLTAPGAEVIDAKGCYVFPGAIDPHTHLDMPFGGTVTKDDFESGTMAAAFGGTTSIIDFCLTEKGKPLEDAIQTWHKKSKDKAVIDYSFHLMIGEMNDKVLSQLPQVIEEEGITSFKVFMAYKNVFQADDATLFHTLKTAKDLGALVMVHAENGDVIDYLTKEALEKGNTDPIYHALTRPPEVEGEATGRAAQLTKLANSQLYVVHVSCAEAVEKIAEARNKGIEVWGETCPQYLALDQSYLEKPNFEGAKYVWSPPLREKWHQDVLWNALKSGQLQTLGSDQCSFDFDGQKSLGKGDFTKIPNGGPTIEDRVSILFSEGVKKGRISINQFVDIVSTRVAKLFGMFPKKGTIAVGADADIVIFDPNKERVLSSSTHHMAVDYNAFEGMKITGEPVSVMVRGEFVVRDKQFVGKAGYGKYLKRKKYGATEKQKQNETLPI
- a CDS encoding NCS1 family transporter → MKKASYLKSPDLLPISHAGRKIGTLGFAVMWVGMAVVLAAFAIGGAGVQSLSLGWVILATIIGSVAIGLFMTITGDIGIEHGLSFPVYMRAPFGTVGTHIPSIIRGLAASFWFGINTYFGATAMNAILFTLTGFDNWFVCFLIFAAIQLLNTALGIKAVERFADLAAPIIIIISAWMYTTLSDKALEQGREVWSWIESPVTGGAAVTAFLVVIFSNMGFWATLAADIPSISRFIKAPKYERSWLKRNKSSIVGSVVALPITQTFMVAIGGVSYIAVANYDPVLALQEAATGIVLGVLLLMIIFAQWSTNASANLIPAATIFSNVGGPRVPFWAGVVIAGIVGSIVQPWNLFGILIPVLLIVGGILSAIVGILFADYYLLRKRRVNVHDLYEEHGQFSYTKGFNLAGFIAWIAGGAAAYYLANYSFIVGFVVGAGLYYVLAKYWYFRKYEQAEITDPDDEKYLGITVGRDWVIKEEAEYYETPEELSS